The nucleotide window CGGCGTCGACTGCTTCGCCCGATGCGTCAAATCGACGAGCAAAAATGGCATCTTCGCCATCGAAAGGGGCGGAACAGGCGTCATCAAGGCCCAACGAACAACCGCGGTCGTACCAGGCCACCAGGAGCCCGCCGCCGGGCAGCGTGGTGATCGCGGCGTTGTTCTGGTCGCCGGCGCCGTCAGTCGAAACGCGCAGCAAGTCATTGTCTGGGAGCGGTTTGCGATCGGCGCCAAAACGCCGAATGTAGACTTCGTCTCCCAGTCCATCTTCGCCATGACTGGTATAGGCTACCGCGAAACTTCCGTCGTCGTGGACCGCGACCGCCTGATCGGTGAATTCGGTCACGGACTGTGGGTACAGCGCCGCCTGCTCGAATGGCGAGACCAGGGTTTCACCGCCAAGTGGGAATCCGGTCAGCAGGTGACGGACCTCGAGCGCTTCCAGCCGCAGGGGGCTAGCGCCGCGCCCGCGAAATTCGCTCCATCGAGTTCGCCTGAAGATCCGCATGTCCGACCCTGACAACGCAGCCGATTATTCGTCCGCCAATGCGAAGTGGTTCGCCCAACCTGCCGTCATCTTAGAGAATTTCTGCGGGTTACGCTCGGGGCGGATAAGTTACCGCGCTGGATTTCCTGTCTACCTCACGTGCCTCCGCAAAGGATTCACGCACCACAAGCGCGCAATTCCACCTCGCGCCGCGTTAGACGATGCGAATGCGAATAAAGTTCCGCAACGATCCGTGCATTCGTTCCGAGCGGAGCGACCGGTCTAGCTTCTCCCGTATGTGCCAGTTGCGCCAGGGGTTACCGCGCGAGCCATGGAAATGCACGGATGGCCGCGACCCGGTCGAAAACGTCTAGGTAAGCTTCGTCATGGCGGTCCCCCACGGTCACGGAACGACCTCGCGATGCATCCGGAATTTTTGCCCAACTATCGCAGCCCCGACGGCAGTGGTCCGCTGGAGCTGGTCGAAGTCTTGGAATGGCGTAACGGAGAAGTAATCCGTGGACGGCTGCGGTCGCGCCGCACGGGCGCGGAGTTCCCCATTGAGGACGGCGCCCCGCGATTGATCGTCCCCGAGGAGTTGACTCCCGCGCGGGCGGTCGACCAGCGGCAAATCGATCTCTCAGACCAACAGATCGATCGCTGGATTGCGGAGCAAACGCTCTCGCCAGAACTGACTGACGCGATTCGCATCCACGACGAGGAAAAGTTCGCCCGGACGGAGTTTCTGTTCCAGGCGTTCGATTACGATTCCCCCGGCGAGAAGTACGTGCTCGACTTGGGATGCGGCGATCCCTCGCTGACGCTCCGCTTTGCGCAACTGGGCTTCCGTTGCTTTGCGTTGGACTTCGCTCCCTACCGGCTGTGCCACAATGGCGGCCGCTACATCGAAGACAGCGGGCAACATTTTGAGCGCGTAGTGGCGCTGATGAGCCGGCTGCCGTTTCCGGATCGGATGTTCGACCTGGTGTTCGTGAGCGCAGCCTTGCACCACGCCACGCCGAATCGCGAGGACGAGTTCGAGTGGTATAACCCACGGAACATGTTCGACACATTGCGCGAAGTCAAACGCGTGCTGAAACGGCACGACGAAGGCGGGCGATTTATCGCGGCGGGCGAAGGCGTCTATCCCGACGACATGCCGGTCTCCGAGCGTCCGCTGGAAAAGGTCGCGAAGGTCAACGGCTGCTACGAATCGCATTACACGATGGCCGAATACCTGTCGCAGTTCGAGGCCGCCGGCATTTACCCGATGTTCTTCGCCAACCAGTTAGACCGCCGGCTCTATTTCGACGGCTACCTGCCCGACGGGACGCGGTTGCCGTTGCTGCGCCCGGACGACGGCGTCACCATGGATCAACTCTGGCGGATGCGCCACCTATGTCGCCGCAATGCGACGGCGGCGTCGTTGCGCGAAGTGCTGCCGGACTGGATGCACTTTCGCCGGCTCTATCCGTGGAAACTTCATGAGCCAGCCGGTTGGTTACCTTCAGCACATGAATACTGGCGGCTGCGGCTGTCGGCATAGCCTCGTGAAAGTGGAGGCTCTTCTGTAGCCGAGGTCTGTGACCTCGGCTACAGAAGCGCACTATGCATGCCCAAGTATGGTTCGAAAATGCACTACGAATCGCACTTTTCGGACGCGGTCAGCACGGCGTCGGCGTAGCGGCGGGCGAACGGATTTCGCAGCGAGAGTGATTGCGCGACGAAGTTCGGCAATTGGGGCCGCGAGTATTGGCTGGCGAGGATCGTCGTCTCCCATTTGTTGTGCAAGAAGACGTGATGCACCCGGAAGCCGACGCTCGCCAGGTCGCGGCGCAGTTGGTCCGGATCGAATCCGAGTCCGGGAGCGTTGTGGAATTCCGCCAGTCGATTGTGCTGTTCCAATTCCTTCGTGCCGCGCGCAAAGCGCTTCTTGCGCGCGCCTGGAATGAAGCGGTAGAGATGTCCGCGTGAGCGGTAGAGCCACATCGCCAGCGGCCCGTAGTTGGCGGCGTGCTTATTGGGATCGAAATCGGTCACCAACGCACCGTGGTTGCGAAGCACGCGGTACGATTCCCCCATGAAGCGTTTCGGATCGTACAGGTGATGCAGCAGGGAATAGCCCGTGATCAGGTCGAACTGATTGTCCGCGAAGGGGAGTTTCTCGGCGTCGCCCAGGATGCCGAGGTAACCCTTCGACTTGGTCTTGCGGAGCGCCTGCAACGAGATGTCGCAGCCGATCTTCGTGGCGAACGCGGAGTCGCTCGTGCCTTCCAGCACATTGCCGGGACCGCAGCCGACGTCCAGATGCCGGCCAGGGCGCTGCAAATGCAGTTGCCCCAGGACGCTTTCCAGCCGCTGCGACGTGGCCGTGTTGGCGTGAATTTTTTTGTTCTCGTATTCCTCGATCACCCGCTCATAGACAAAGTGATTCGCCGATTTCACATCCTGCTCGGCGGCCTTCGCACGATCGACGGCCTCAGTTTCAGCGCTTCCCTTGAGCAACGACTCGCGTAATACGTCCGACCAGAGGACCGGAATTCCGTCCGTCAGCACTGGATAGGCGCGCTGGCAGCGTTCGCACTTGAGCGCCCCCGGAAGGGGGTCGTTAAGCCGCTGGCGCACCATGTCGGGGAAATGGACATCCGTGGTCACGCATTCCAACGGGCCGTGGCACTCGGGGCAAACGGAGAGCGCCATCAACGTCCGGAGTTGCGTATCCTCGGACAGGGGGCAGGCAGTCGACATGAGCGTTCTCGAAGGCGATGAAGTTTCAGCCGGCAGCGGGCTCTTGAACTCGTTTCCCTGGCCAGGATTCGCAAGATTTAGTTGCGGAATCCCCTGTCGAACTGGTAATTCAAGAGCGCCAGGCGGCACCGTCCGCGCATTCGCCACCCCCTGCGAAAGCTAGACCCCACTCAAGTTTGCCATGGCAGTTGCTGGGTTTCAAGCCGGGACGTGGCGCGGGCACTGTAAATCGGCCTCCCACGGCGCAACTGGCAATGGTGCGAGGATTTTGATGGGAGCTAGTGGCTGCTACCGGCCAAAGCGATTGCCACCGCTTGACCGGTGCGGGCATAGTTCAGCGTTACAGCCCGCGCCGCTGCGCCGATGAGCGGTTGATCCGCGACCACATTTACCGGACACGATGGATCCGGCCGCTCGAAGTTCAGAGTCGTGGGAACCAAATCATGTTGAAACGCGAGGATCGTGGCCAACAGTTCCACGGCGCCGCCACCGGGCCCCAAATTGCCGAAGTAGCTGGACGGGGCCGTAACTGGGAGGTCACCGAGCGTGGCGCGAATTGCGTCTGCCTCCATCGCGTCGCCGGACCGCGTGCTCGCGCCATGCGCATTTAAGTGCCCTAACTCCTTGGAATCCCATCGTGCTGCCGCCAGTGCGCCGCAAAGCACGCGCCGGATCGCGTCGCCGCGCAATGGGCGACTCGGTGTGACGGGTTCGAAAGCGCTCGAAGCGCCCATGAACCGCGCCAATACCGGCGCATGACGCGCCGCGGCCGAAGCGGCCGTCTCCAGCACGAACGCCGCGGCCCCTTCGCCATGTACGCGTCCGTCGCGATCGCTGTCAAAAGGGCGGCACGCTTTTTCGGGCGCAGCGTTGCGCTGGGAAGCATCGAGTTGTTGGGAACGCACAAAAGCCGTTGCCGACAGCCAACTGCCAACGCCGCCGGCAATCATTGCGTCGGCCTGCCCGCGTTCGATAACGTGGGCGGCTTCGGCGAGTGCCATCAAGGACGAGGCTTCGCCGAGGGTGATCGAGTTGTTCGGACCGCGCGCGTCGTGGGCAATGCCGATGTGGCACGCCGGCATGTTGGGCAGGTATTTCAACATCCAGAGCGGAAAAATCTCGCGCATCGCCGCTTCTCCCCAGCGACGGATATCAAAGCGACGATCCATGGCGCTGGCGCGATACGCCGACTCAATCTCCTCGGGCGGCGTGTGCATCAATTCCGCGCCGAAGATGACGCCCAGTCGTTCCGGGTCGACGGCGCCCGGGGTCAGCGCCGCATGCCGCGTCGCCATCCCGGCCGCGGCGACCGCGAACTGAATTTCGCGCGACATCACCTTGAGGCTTTTGCGCGGCGTAATGTACTGTTTGCCATCGAAATCGGTGATCTCACCGCCGAAATGGACTGGCAGCCCGTTCGTCGGAAATGCGGCCACCGGCTTCACGCCGCTGCGGCCGCTGAGCAGGGAATTCCAGAAGGCGTCAACGCCGATGCCAATCGGGCTAACCACGCCGAGGCCGGTGATGACGACTTCCCTGATGGACGACATGGCGATTCGCGGCGTTCTGACTTCGAAGGCCATCCGGGCCGGGAAACGCTCCTTGCTGCAGTACTAAAAAACCGACTCTTGGTCGGATGCAATTCTGGATTCTTGTCTTCAGTAGCCGACCTCTGTGAGATCGGTGGAGTTGACGCGTTTTGGGATTCGACGGCCGAGGTCACAGACCTCGGCTACAGAAGACGCATCGTAAACCGACGGCGGACAACTATTAGTGTGTGCTCAAGGTTCCATTCGCGGCAAGGGCGCTCGGGTTGGCCGAAGTTCGACCGTTCAGGTGCGCAATTCGCTGTTTTGATGACGGCGGCGGTTTTGAAGGCCGCTAGATCGACCCCAATTTTGCAAAGTTCACTGCCACGCCCTGAAACGGGACGACGCCGTAGACGCCGCGGGTGAACACCAGGTTGATGATATCGTCGGCTACCAGCATGGCGCTCTTGGGAACGACGACGATGTCCGAGTCGTTCAGCCAGATCTCGTCCGCGGGACAGGGGCGGTGAGCGTACAACGCCCCGCGCAGGTCGAGCATCGTGGCGATCAAGCGCCAATCGTCGGCGCGCCGGAACACGACCACCTGGCGCAGATTCGCTCCGACGTTCCAGCCTCCGGCCAGCGCGATCGCTTGCAGCGACGTGGTCGGCCCCTCCAAGGTGAACCGGCCGCCGCTTTTTACTTCGCCCACGACAAAGACGTAGCGCGGCGCCCGCTGCTCGAGTACCGGCGTGACTTCGATGCCTTCGATTTCCTGGTCGTACCGCGCGTCGATTTCCCGCTTCAGCTCGCCGAGCGTCAGCCCCTGTGCCCAGACGCTGCCGATCGCCGGCAACGCGATGGTGCCTTCCGGCGTCACCTTGGCCGAACGCGTCTGGCCGCCGAAGCCGAACCGGCTGTCGACCGTGGCGCGGAGATCTTCCAGCTTGGTATTCACCTTCGTCGGCGTCACGGTGACGGCGGGCACCGGGTAGAACTTCTTGTAGAGTTCTTCCAACTCATCGCGCAGCTGCGTGACGTTTTTTCGCGTGGCGCGCACCTGCCCCAACAGCTTGAGCGTGACCGTGCCGTCGGGCAGGATGATCACCGTGCGGTTGAGTTCCTTGTCCGTCACCGATTCAATGCTCAGCTCGTCGCCGACATTAAGTTGATACGGATGCGCACTTTCATCGCGCGTCACGCGGTACACGAGCGACAGCAAATCATCGACGCGCAGCCGATATTCCGGCACATGTGCTTCGCGGGCATGCCCCACGTATTCGCCTTGCGCGTAGGCCTGCCACTCGATCAATCGCATCGACTCCCAACCCGATTCGCCGCAGTTGCCGTCCGCCGTGCAATCGACGCCGTTGATCGCATGGGGCGCTGCCGGGCCGAGCGCCTGGCAGAGTTGCACGTTTCGATCCGCGATGTTGGCGCTCGGACTCGTCGTTCGCGTCAGCGCCGCCCACATTGGTTTGCCGGTGTGATCGACAGGCCAGCGCAATGGCGTCTGCGACGACGCCGTGGATCGCGGAGCGCTGGACGGCTGCCGGCCCGACGAGACGGACCAACTCGTCAGGCCTAGGCCAGCCAGCGAAACAATCGCGACGGCGAACGTCGTCAGGCAGTTTTGGCGACTTAACTTGATACGCATCGAGGACGATCCTTCGATCAGGTTACTATTTCGCGGTGTTCGTCGACTTCCACGGCCACCATCCGCGCGTAGCGCTCGGCGACGCATCTTGGACAGCCGGCGATTCTTTCGCCGTGACCGCGGACGGCGCGGCGGTCGGTTGATTGTTCAGGAATTGCTCGTGTTTCGCGGCCGTCATCGAATCGGGCTTGACCCATTCGACTTTCACCGCCGTCGACGGCGCCTTGACGCCAGCCTTGGGCGTCACAGCCGCCAGCGCCGCTTTCGCTTCTTGCTCGGCGCGCGCGGCGAGGTCGTTTTCGCCGAGTCGCTTGTGCGCCTTCGCCAGGTTGGCCCACGCTACAGGGCTTTCTTGCGATTCCAAGCTTTGCAGAAATAGGTTTCGCGCCTCGGACCAATTCCCTTTCGCCGCCATCAACGTGCCGAGATCGTTGGCGGCCATGTGATTTTGCGGGGAGGCCAACAGCGCGGCCTGAAAGTAAACCATCGCCTCGGCTTCCGTGGAGCTGAGACGTTCGCCACGCTCGCCCGCCATCGCGGCCGACAACTTGCCGAGCCCGTGCAGCGCCATCGACCCGGCCAACTCACGGCCGGAGCAGACGCCTAATTGTTCGCGGGCATACGTGTAGTAGCGTTGCCGTGCGACGAGCGGCGTCACACCTTCCAACGGTTCGTAGCGATAGACCGGCGTAGCATGGGCCGTGACGAGCATCGACACGTCGAGGTGGGCTTCCAGACTCGCGCCGCGCGGAACAAAATCCTCGGCTTCGTCGAGCGCCCGCATGCCGGCGGCCAGCGCGGCGCTATGGGCGTTGACGCTTTGTTCCACGTCGAGCGCTTGGGAAAGCGTCCGCAAAGCATGAATGAATTCTTCCCGAGCGGAGAAGTAAGCGCGGCGGCCGGCCAGGTCGAAGCCACGGCGCGTATGCGCGTCGGCTTCTTGCGCGACCAGTTCCATCGCCTCGGTATGCCCGGCGTCAAACGCCGTGATCTGCGATTGGCCGCGTGCCTCGCGGGAATCGAGCCCTGGCGGATCCTCCAGCGGCAAGTCGATGGATTCGCGAGCGAAATTCTCATGGCGGGGAATCGGCTGCAGTGTTTCGGTTCCCCAGGGCGTCAGCGCGATGGCTTCGATGTGTCCCGTTAGCGCGGCGGGCGGCTCGGCGGCAAAGGCCGGAGCGGCGCTTCCCAGGCAGCAGAAGACGGCGCCGCGCAACCAACCGGGCGCTCGTGTCGCGGAAGCGGGACGCCTCGTCGGAAAGTTCCTTCCACCGCCGTGCCGCATAGGACAGTACGCTCCTTCGCTCATCCATGACCTGCCCGCGTGAATTCGCAGGGCTTCATCGCGACGTAGCATCATCCACGTCGCGACATACGTTCGATCGTCACGCCGCAATCTACGCAATCAACCAATTCACATTACATTGACGCGCGAACTCACCACGACGATGGCACAGTCGGCATGCCGCGCCGCACCGCTGAACTCGGCATGTCGCGCGACAATGGACTATGCGGAAAGACCCGCCAGGTCGCAGAGATTTCGTAGGTCAGGCTTTCCAGCCTGACGCCCGCTTTGTACGCATTTCAAAAAATGCGTTTGAACCTGTCAGGCTGGAAAGCCTGACCTACGGGATGGCCCAATGCCGTTAAAACAGCCGCTTCTGCCAGGCTCTGCCCAGCGGATAGGCCTCGTGGCCCGCTTCACACAAACGATCGACAAAGCTTTCCGGACCGTGCGTACAGTAAATCACGCGCGGCTGGACGCGTTCGACCGCCTCGAACAACTCGTCAAAGTCGGCATGATCCGAAATCGGCAGCGCGTGATCGACGCCCTGCCGATAGCGCGTGGACTCGTCGATCGACCAGCCGGTAACGGCGAACTTGACCGGCGCGATGAAGTCGAACGCCGCCCCCGACCTCCGGCTCCGCGGCGGCACGATCGCCACGGCGGGCTGATTGCAGTTCTCGGGCGTCAACAATTCGTAAGGGCCCAGGTCGACGCCGCATTGGTGATACACCTGGCTGACCGCGGCGATCGACGGATGCTGCCGCACCAACAACCCGCGGTCGGTCAGCAACCGCGTGATCTCTTGCGCCTTCCCCAGGGCATAGGCGTACACCACGGCCGGACGCCCCGCGTCGAGCGTGATGCGAATCAGCCGCTCGAACTTGTCCAGCACCTCTTCACGCGGCGGCATCCGATATCGCGACACGCCGTAGGTGGTTTCCATGACCAGGACGTCGGCGTGCGGCAATTCCGCCGCCTCGGCCGTCGCACTGGCGCCCAGCTTGAAATCGCCTGTATAGAGCAGCGATTGATCGCCGTCTTCGGCCAGCAACATCGCCGAGCCCAAACAATGCCCGGCTGGATACGTTGTCAGTCGCACGTCGCCGAACTCCAGCGGTTGGCGATACGGCATTTCCATCACGGGGCCGCCGCTCATCCGCAGGCGATACAACAAACCGGTGGCCGGCGTGCAGAGCGCCATCTCGTGCCGCGCCATGTGATCGGAATGCGCGTGCGAGATAAAACCGCGCGGCTGACGATGCGTGGCGTCAACCGCGAGGCTTGCTCGAGTAATCTTCAGCGCCCGGTCGTAGTGAAACATCGAGCAGCAACTGTAGAAAGTCGCCATAGAGCCAGCAGCGTCAGCGCCTGGAGCGCACCGCCCACGGCGACGCCACCGAAGATTCTCGCCGAGCGCGAGCGATCAGTCGCCCACCCATTCGGCGGCCTGAGCGGAATTCGGCGAACGCTCGGAGTCCGCTTGCATGCAACGCTGTTTGACCAGCACGGCGTTGAACTCGTCGCCCAAGTCTTGCCAGAAATCGTCCTTGCGGAATGACACCGGCGAAACGTCTTCGCCACGCACCAAACCCCGCAATCCGTCGCGGACGCGGACCAGCGGCCCGCAGAAGCGATTGCTGAGCCGTACGATGTCCGTCGCCAGGAACGGCAACAACAAACACGACGCGGCGAACATCGGCACGCAATCGAACCAGAGATTGCGCACATGGGTGATAAACGGCGCCGGCGTATGCGTCAGCACGCGCCAGCCGAGCATCAGCACCGCCACGGCGAACATATAAAACGCCCAATAGGCGA belongs to Planctomycetia bacterium and includes:
- a CDS encoding class I SAM-dependent methyltransferase, with the protein product MHPEFLPNYRSPDGSGPLELVEVLEWRNGEVIRGRLRSRRTGAEFPIEDGAPRLIVPEELTPARAVDQRQIDLSDQQIDRWIAEQTLSPELTDAIRIHDEEKFARTEFLFQAFDYDSPGEKYVLDLGCGDPSLTLRFAQLGFRCFALDFAPYRLCHNGGRYIEDSGQHFERVVALMSRLPFPDRMFDLVFVSAALHHATPNREDEFEWYNPRNMFDTLREVKRVLKRHDEGGRFIAAGEGVYPDDMPVSERPLEKVAKVNGCYESHYTMAEYLSQFEAAGIYPMFFANQLDRRLYFDGYLPDGTRLPLLRPDDGVTMDQLWRMRHLCRRNATAASLREVLPDWMHFRRLYPWKLHEPAGWLPSAHEYWRLRLSA
- a CDS encoding methyltransferase domain-containing protein; translated protein: MSTACPLSEDTQLRTLMALSVCPECHGPLECVTTDVHFPDMVRQRLNDPLPGALKCERCQRAYPVLTDGIPVLWSDVLRESLLKGSAETEAVDRAKAAEQDVKSANHFVYERVIEEYENKKIHANTATSQRLESVLGQLHLQRPGRHLDVGCGPGNVLEGTSDSAFATKIGCDISLQALRKTKSKGYLGILGDAEKLPFADNQFDLITGYSLLHHLYDPKRFMGESYRVLRNHGALVTDFDPNKHAANYGPLAMWLYRSRGHLYRFIPGARKKRFARGTKELEQHNRLAEFHNAPGLGFDPDQLRRDLASVGFRVHHVFLHNKWETTILASQYSRPQLPNFVAQSLSLRNPFARRYADAVLTASEKCDS
- a CDS encoding beta-ketoacyl-[acyl-carrier-protein] synthase family protein, translating into MSSIREVVITGLGVVSPIGIGVDAFWNSLLSGRSGVKPVAAFPTNGLPVHFGGEITDFDGKQYITPRKSLKVMSREIQFAVAAAGMATRHAALTPGAVDPERLGVIFGAELMHTPPEEIESAYRASAMDRRFDIRRWGEAAMREIFPLWMLKYLPNMPACHIGIAHDARGPNNSITLGEASSLMALAEAAHVIERGQADAMIAGGVGSWLSATAFVRSQQLDASQRNAAPEKACRPFDSDRDGRVHGEGAAAFVLETAASAAARHAPVLARFMGASSAFEPVTPSRPLRGDAIRRVLCGALAAARWDSKELGHLNAHGASTRSGDAMEADAIRATLGDLPVTAPSSYFGNLGPGGGAVELLATILAFQHDLVPTTLNFERPDPSCPVNVVADQPLIGAAARAVTLNYARTGQAVAIALAGSSH
- a CDS encoding polysaccharide biosynthesis/export family protein — translated: MRIKLSRQNCLTTFAVAIVSLAGLGLTSWSVSSGRQPSSAPRSTASSQTPLRWPVDHTGKPMWAALTRTTSPSANIADRNVQLCQALGPAAPHAINGVDCTADGNCGESGWESMRLIEWQAYAQGEYVGHAREAHVPEYRLRVDDLLSLVYRVTRDESAHPYQLNVGDELSIESVTDKELNRTVIILPDGTVTLKLLGQVRATRKNVTQLRDELEELYKKFYPVPAVTVTPTKVNTKLEDLRATVDSRFGFGGQTRSAKVTPEGTIALPAIGSVWAQGLTLGELKREIDARYDQEIEGIEVTPVLEQRAPRYVFVVGEVKSGGRFTLEGPTTSLQAIALAGGWNVGANLRQVVVFRRADDWRLIATMLDLRGALYAHRPCPADEIWLNDSDIVVVPKSAMLVADDIINLVFTRGVYGVVPFQGVAVNFAKLGSI